The nucleotide window ttagcataaaacctttcgaGTAGAGAgtagagaggttgatagcatacaaatattgactgcttcgagtgctatggttaaaactacgactcccggagcgttttattttcccgaggcgaagccgagggaaaacagaacgctccggggatcaccgagggagtcatagtttaaaccattgcacgagtaaaagcagccaatatttgttttctaacaccccaaacatttctaaatactgtacagactttacagacctgaatgctacaatccacggacgacgcgaatacagattgcaaaaacttttactgtgctctgcatgtagtgtcatgtaatccgaaatggttacagactattaatttatcatcctcgtgcacgcaacggacgtctgggtactgcacgccgtgtgctagtctttcggactagcgcacggcaaaccgatgcactcacacggccgtcgtctagcaaaactaagacatatcatgtgacgcgctctaaaccaatgaaaaggcagaatattggtaaggggtgttataatataaaacattgtgagaaacggctcccctctgaagcggagtagttttcgagaaagaagtaattttccacaaatttgatttcgatacctcagatttagaatttgcggtctcgaaatcaagcatctgctgaaagcacataacttcgtgtgacaagggtattttttctttcattatcaaaTCGTTGATCCAGTAGCATCCATCGGAAAAACGCACAATAATaagacgccctctgttggccatTCACTTTTTCGATCTAAGATCggctggggccaatttcacagcgctgctaagcacaacaatttgcttagcatgaaatgttggtctcgataaaaacagaattaccaaccaaatttccacgtgtttttgaggataaacaaacaacagttgaatacaagtaacaagcaatatggaaaaaatggaaatatggttggtaatcctgtttttatcaaggaagaaatgtcatgctaagcaaatttgcgtgcttagcagcgccatgaaattgggccctggtctcatTCGAGACGAGGATGTGGGTCATGACGAGCTTGTATTTGTACAAATAATCAAACCTTGTTTTCGGGGGGGGGGACAAAATGTATACAGAATATCGTATTTTGGGGTGTTTGCAAATGCAATTGGGTGGGTGTTGGCCATCTCTAATTATAACTGCTTATTTATTGAAGAGTACCTTCATGGGTAGTGCTATTCTCCGTCGCTGGGCGGCACACATTTACATCTTGAAGACTAAAATCACAACTTGTAGCTGTTTTTTCCTTCTATACTACCACACCCCCAATGACAGTATTGGAGTCAAAAAGACTCTGCCACGGTTTCAAGCTTCCGAATTGCGGAGTCCGAGGATCGCGCGCGGCAATTGATACGATCTTCAGTAGTGAAACTTTTCTTTACACATCATTGTAGACAGCGTGTTGTTATAGGCCATAAGTTCAAAACCTCTTCCAGgtgtatttaaagccattatacactttcggtacactCCCCGGGTCACAGGTTGACCAAGCCCcacttttcaaaataaaagcaATAAAATGTACGTGAGGCCGTCCGTgtctggggagggggggggggacatggaATGGGGACAATGTATGATATTGCCTGAATGTGTTTATAGTGTTGGGGGATTCTGTACctccggagattctgtcccccattacAGCCACGTGTACAAACTTATTCTGATAGGCGCCCCTTTTGTATCACTTTTCTCCAGCCaatgttttcatttcaaatcACAGAAACCCTGGAACCCAGGGGGAAACAAAATTTTCTGACATCGACATGGTGCGCAGGTGGCCAAAAGTGAACCACCTGTCCAAGTTCGACTTTTGTCCATCACCACTACGTCCGATTCTTTCGTCCGACACTTCCACTTCCAATTTTTAAAGGCCTATTTTGTATAGAAATGTTTGATAAAATGGACCAATCAATAATATGCCCAGGCCTGTACACCTTTTCCAGTTGCTTTTCCACCCatttgctggcaaataaaacGAAATGAAATGAACAACATCGACGACGGGatgggagggagggggggggggcatgcaATGCTGAGTCGGTATCAGACCACGAAGAGTTTAGTCAGATTTTGCTCCATGACCCACAATCAGGGCcatagatcggtcgagttggtctttaaaaagcgtttgtaaccgtttgttaaaaatgcatttatttattagaaagataatttaaaagtagaatataatgatccacacaagtatcgctcgaaattgcgtggtttccttgtacctcgtcgacaaagtgacacgatcggccatttatgggagtcaaactcaatggccgaccgtgttagttcgcaaagtaaaaggaaaaccacgcaatttcgaggcaaatgtgtgtggaagacctttaaaacatctttctacccatgtgcattttataacaaacgcttttcaaagaccaactcgaccgatccaataacgtgttcctttaagtgtacaACTTGACAGAGACATTTTTTATACAATTAATAAACGGCTCACACTCGGGAATAAATGACAAGAACACCGACTACATATAAAGGTTTCTGGGAATTTATTTTTGACCAGTTCAGAATAACTTATAACACCACTCTCGTTTTTATATGGAGTGTTTTAAAATACGCAACTTGTTATTTCCCGTCAATAAACGGTAAAATGCAGACAATATATTTCACTTAAATGCGTCTGCATCTATCTTCAGTTGAAACGGTCATTCATTGCGCAATGAGTCATGCGAATAACATCATTTGCCGCGAAAGGTTGATGCGAATTTGATTGCTTCGATTGGAATTGCCCAAATTCATTATGTTTTTGAATAGCATGGCGCCAAAAAGCCCACAAATTGCTTACAATAAAGTGAAATTGAGTTGCTCCCAAGTTCGTAACGAGTAGTTCACATCAGGTTGAAATGATGTGATGGGAAACAATCACAGCAACAGGGCGGTGTCGTAGCATTCACATTCGTAGGACGCCGATTTGCCGTAAATCATTTTAACTGGgtgtgtttgtacatgtatccaTCGTTAATGTTTTCTACACGGTTCATTAAACAGAATTCCCGACCAGTGTGCCCGAAAGCTGTAAaagcacatttttttctttacagaaaAGCTAGACTAGAAGCAATCATAGCTTATAGGCACAGGACAGATCTCACAGTTTTATTACCAACAATAAACAGAGAACATTGGTCAttataaaaactcaaaataattattagcattaaaccatacttggtaacgagtaatggggagaggttgaaagtataaaacattgtgagaaacggctccctctgaagtaacttagttttcgtaAAAGAAGTAataaattttccacaaatttgatttcgagacgtcagaattagattttgaggtctcaaaatcaagcatctgaaagcacacaactttgtgcgagaagggtgttttttctttcatagctattttcgcaacttcgacgaccaattgagctcaattaattttgacaggtttgttattttatgcatatgttttttctttcattattatctcacaacttcgacaaccaatattgagctcaaattctcacgggtttgttattttatgcatatgttgagatacaccaagtgggaagactggcctttgacaattaccaatagtttacaGTATCTTTAATGTTGAAAATAGTTGCACGGAAACAAAATCCTTTAAAACTCCTTGTCACCAGCGCGGGACACTAAAGCAAGCACCTCATCAGAGCGGTAAACCAAAGGAGAAAACAAGCATAGATGGGCAACGCACTCCATCCAGAAGCGATGTAAACCAATGTACCCTTGCAATGGGTGGGCCAAGCACATTCTTTAGCGGTTGGCCAATCTTTTAGCAGTTGGCAAAACTTTAGAACAATGCTTCGTCTTTGAGGATTTGCCTCACtggttttcagtttgtttataGCCATTATTATAACACCATTCTGATTTGGCCATATAATTCTAGGTTAGCAACACAAAACTGGATAGCGACCTGTCAACTGCCACCCATTGCTGAATAATTAAAGGCTCTGCATGTGCACTATTAtcgggaattactcaaaataattgttaccataaaaaacttacttggtataagcaatggagagctgttgatagtataattaaaacattgggagaaacggctccctatgaagtaacatagtttcgagaaagaggtaatttccgacaacattttaaaaatttaatttcgagacctctgaattTTTAGATTTTTAGGTCCCAAAATCAGCATCTGAACGgacacaacttcaagtgacaagggtgttttttctcaacttcgacaaccaagtttaacaggtttgttataatgTGCATAAtgtgttgaaatacaccaagtgagaagactgttgggctttgacaatttaccacaggtgtccagtgccctcaAACATAGGCTACAATTTTAATTTCAGCAATTTTTAGCTAACATAATCCTAATGACCCATCATGTTTACTTGTGTaacgattaaaggcagtggacattatggtaattactcaaaataattattagcataaacctttctttgtcacgagtaatggggagaggttgatggtctaaaacattgtgagaaacggttccctctgaagtggagtagttatagagaaagaagtaattttccacgaatttgatttcgagacctcagatttagaacttaaggaggtctcgaaatcaaccatctaaacgcacacaacttcgtgtgcatgtgacaggggtgttttttctttcattattatctcgcaagttcgatgaccgattgaccgGATTGAggtcatattttcacaggtttgttgttatgcatatatgttgagatacaccaactgtgaaggctagtctttgacaattaccaatagagtctactgcctttaagaacttaTCATCCATTGTTTCAATTTCTAAAGGCGAGTGTCTGCTTCCCCAGCCTCTGTGTCTGTGTTAGTTGTTGTCACCGCCTCTTTTGTAGGTTGTTCTGTGGGTTGTGCTGTGGGTTGTGCTGTGGGTTGTGCTGTGGGTTGTGCTGTGTGTTGTGCTGTGTACTGTTGTGGCATGTAGGATggcggtggtggtggtggttgcAATGAGGGATTGTAGCCCATAGTACGGTACACATACTGGCTAGGTGGAGCGGTAACAACCACAACCCCTGGTTGGAGCTGAGACTCGGGAGCAATAGAGCCTTGGATCTCAGTGTATTCCCTCCGCTTCTTCCTCGGGCAGCAACCACAACAGCAAAAGACAAGAGTGACTACAGTTCCAATGATCAACACACATGCACCCACTAACAATACAATGGCCCATGCCCTGTGATCAAGACACACAACAAATCGAATAAATAtatggaaatttgcattgggtataaaatattaatttaggtTTTACAAAAATTTGTTATCACTGCATGTATACTCAAACTCGGTGcttccccgcccccccccccccccccccgagttctgtaaaaaaaatcacaggcacatcactcaggtgggattcgcaCCCACGACCTTTGTGATGCAGTGTCTTAACTACCAACTATCATCTAATAAATTAAAGGTTTTAATAagtgtatttgtttaaagggaaggtacacgcttggtaattactcaaaacaaatattatcataaaaactgacttggtaacgagcattggagagctgttgatagtataaaacaatgtgagaaacgactccctctgaagaagcgtagattttgagaaagaggtaatttctcactcaaatagtaaaagacttctagccagaagtattttattcctatctaaaaccacaca belongs to Asterias amurensis chromosome 5, ASM3211899v1 and includes:
- the LOC139937778 gene encoding uncharacterized protein codes for the protein MFIPRRCLVLFWVMLGYALSSFSEVTASQCSLDYPFDSCPRPGDLTTDTLCCISNHRYSCCNKHLIEAWAIVLLVGACVLIIGTVVTLVFCCCGCCPRKKRREYTEIQGSIAPESQLQPGVVVVTAPPSQYVYRTMGYNPSLQPPPPPPSYMPQQYTAQHTAQPTAQPTAQPTAQPTEQPTKEAVTTTNTDTEAGEADTRL